GTGGGCATTATATGATATCGTCAACGACCCCGGCGAGACAATGGACCTTTCCACCCGGATGCCGGACAAATTCTCGGCGATGAAGAACGCTTTCACTGTCTGGGACGAGGCCCTGCCGGAGCCGGATTTCATTGACCAAAGGCTGGTTGAAGGCATCGCCTGGTGGGAGGTAAAGAAGAAGGGACACGAGCCTGTTCAGGAGCAGGATTAAAGCGATATCGCTCTGATCCGAAACCCAGGCCAGTCACGTTATTTTCCGCGTTCCGTACTGGTTGTTCGGAGTGTGACGTTCTCGGGGGAGGCGTGTGGGCCCATTATGTCTATTCGATTACGCCTTGCCAGCGGGCGGTGGGACGATGTTTAACTGCGGAGATGCCTTTTTCCGCTGCCAGCGAGAGTCCAGTCGATAAAAACCCCGGGCTGAGCCTGCTGATCAACCTGCGTTGGCTGGCTCTGGGCGGGCAGGTCGGGCTGTGTATCTTTTCCCAATTGGCCCTCGGGATGTTGCTGCCCTGGCGAGTGTTGCTGCCCTGCATGGGTGTGACCGCATTGACAAACGCGGCGGCGGTGCTCCTCAAAAAACGGGGCATCGCCCGGGGGCAAAGCTTGTGCGCGGGCCTGCTTACGCTCGATACACTGACGCTTACAGTAATGCTCTACTGGACGGGCGGCTCGCATAATCCTTTCGCGATTTTTTACCTGCTGCACATCGCCATCGCGACCATTCTGCTGTCGTACTCGATGGCGTGGGCCTCGGTGCTACTGTGCGCGGGGTGTTACGCGTTGCTGTTTCGCTCGCCGCACATCATTCCGAGTCTGTCCGGGCACGAGTTCTGCGGGTCGATGGACTTCCATCTGCACGGCATGCTGCTGTCGCTGGTTCTCGTGGGGATGGGCATCGTGTTTTTCGTCGGGAGGCTCAGGATCATGCTGGCCCGGCGCGAGGCCCAACTCAAGGAAGCGCATATGCGCAGCGTGCGTAACGAGCGTTTCGCGGCGCTGGCCACACTCGCTGCGGGCGTTGCGCACGAGCTGGCAACACCGCTGGGGACGATTGCCCTGGTCAGCGAAGATCTGGCTCAGCAGGCCGGGGACGGCTGCAGGAGCACCGGCTGCATGAAAGACGCGGCGCTGATCGGCTCCGAAGTCGAACGCTGCCGGGTGGTGTTGGAAAAACTCCGCCTGCAAACGACCGAGGGCGCGGGCGACCCGTTTCTGGAATTGGCCATCGGGGAGATACCCTCGCTGCTGACGCCTTACCTGAAGCCCGAGCACCTGCGGCAGTTGCATTTCAAAAATCAGTGCCTGAGCCGTTCGGTCCGCCTCCCGCAGACGGCGTTGCTTCAGTCGCTGGCTGTGCTGGTCAAAAACGCCTGCCAGGCGGACATCAACCACAAGGGGGTTTTGCTGATTGTTTCTGAGGCAGAGGGTAAAATTCGCTTCATGGTGGAAGACGAGGGCAGGGGAATGCCCGCCGATGTGGTTGAGCGGTTGGGGGAGCCGTTTTTCACGACCAAGGCACCGGGTGAAGGCATGGGGCTGGGACTTTTTCTTGTCAGGATGTTCGTCGAGCGTATCAATGGCGACTTGCAGGTAGACTCTACAGTGGGCCGTGGAACGCGGGTGACGCTTGTGATTCCCCGGCACGAATCAGGCAGCGATGAAAATACTTCTGATTGACGACGACGCGACGTTCCGCGAGCGCCTGGCACTCTCGCTGCGCCGGAGGGGGCACGAGGTGTGGACGGCGGACGATGGCGATGCGCTCGGGCAGGCCGGGGACGTTTCGCCCGACGGGGTGCTGCTGGACCTGCGCATGCCCGGCGAGGGGGGACTGGCCCTCATTCCGCAGTTGCGGGAGCTCTGTGCGCATGCGCGCATCATCATGCTCACAGGATATGGCAGCATTGCCACGGCGATGGAAGCCATCCGCCAGGGCGCGGCGGATTACCTGACCAAGCCCGCGAGCCTTCAGCAGATTTTAACGGCGCTCGAAGGCCGTCCGCAGGAGGCGGAGGAAGAGACGCCCAGTCTCGACCGCGTGGAGTGGGAACACCTCCAGCGCGTGCTCGCCGACTGTGACAACAATATCAGCAAGACCGCCCGGGTTCTCGGTATCGACCGACGCTCGCTCCAGCGCAAGCTGGCGAAGTACGCGCCATCGCGTTGATATTTATTCGCTGGGAATGCCAACGTCTCGCTGCACCTGCCGGAAGGCCCGGTGCCGTGCAGCCACGCGAGGAAGGTGGCGCGAGAGGGGCGACGCGGGAAGGGGGTGCGGCATTTTGCCACATTCCCAAGGCGGATGAGTCATGGTAAGGTGGCTTCCGCTTATGTACGTTATTAATTCCTTTCTCTCTGTACTCATCAACTGCCTGCGGGGTCTCACGCACGGACGCCGCCGGCGCGTAGTGGGGGCCGCTTTCTTGGCTTGCGCCGCCTGTTGCGCGCTTCCGGGGGGCCGGGCGGGTGAGCTTTCCAATATCCCTATCAACGGAATGTACATGGCCTATTTCAACCTCGATACCGAAACGGGCGCATTGAGCTGGACGAACGAAGCGGGTTATAACGACAATCAGGTGTTGAAGCCGCTTGCCGTCACCAATCCGGGAGACTATTTCGCCAGCGGCAGCGGGTGGGCCTCACTGCTCAATCCGCCCGCGCAGGGCGGCCAGGGGGCGGCCTTTAGCCGTCTGTTCGGGTTCAGCCTGTCGGGCGACCTGCGGACCTACCTGGAGAGCAACGACTACTCGATTGCCATCCAGTTGGATTCGATCACCTACGGCAGCGGGGCGCTCGCCGGGGAGGATGCGGGCAACACCAGCGTGTACTACTTTAACGCCGGCAGCGACGACTGGGGGACCGCCAATGCCGCCAAGGAGGAGTGGAGCGAGTTGACCGGCTCCACTTACCTGATCTGGAACGGACAGAGCTTTTCCAACATGGTGCATGTCCCGGTCATCACGACGGATACCTTTTCGTCCGAGTACTTGCTCAGCTATACGCTTTCGATCGTTTACAACATGCCGGAGGACGGTGTGAACGCCACCGTGGTCAACTCCGTCACCACGGTTGATGGCATAACTCCGCTGACCATCAGCTACTCCGCCTACAGCCAGGTCCCCGAGCCCGCGACCTACGCGATGCTGGGCGGGGTGGTTGCGCTGGCTTGCGCCGCTTTGATGCGCCGCCTATCCGCGAAATCATAACTACTGGAACGCTTAGGTATGAGACGCTTGAGTACACTGATACTGGTGCTGGTCTTGTCCCAGACGGCGACGCAGGCCGCGACCCTGGACATGATTCCCGGCCCCGACGATACGGGCGGGATGGTCATGCCGCTGGTTTACCTGAACATGGAACAGCAGAGCGTGACGATCGACGGTTCGCAGGGTACGCTCATTCCCATGTATTCGCTCCAGGACTACGAAGTGTGGGGAGCGTATCCGTTTTCCGATACGGTTTTCAATCCCTCACAGTCGGAGCAGGAGTGGTACGACTTGCTGGACCCGACCCGGCAAAACCTGCCCTTCAGCACGCGCTACGGTTTTGAGGTTATTTCGGGGAATGCCTCGTCCCTGCCCGCGGGCTCCTATGTCTATATCAAGGCGACCTCGATCGACGAGGGGCTGAAAATCTACGATGTGGGCTACTGGGCCGATGTCTGGCAGCACGAAGGCGATCCGGGCACCTGGATACAGGTGTTCGGGGAGGGCAACTTCGGCTCGGCCTACGGGCTGGATAATATCGCGGCCTGGGGGGATGCCAGCACAATCAAGATGTGGCACCCGGTCGTGGTTTCGACCCGGACGGGGCTGCTGTCCGCGACGTTTGAAATCTACGTCGGGGACGGCTATGCGAATCCGCTGGAGGGCTGGACGAGTGACACGACAACCCTGAGTTGGGAGGTGCCGGTAGTGCCGGAGCCTTCCACGCAGGTGGCTTTGCTCGCGGCGCTGGCAGTGCTGGGACCGGTGCTGGGGTCTCGCCGCCGCGTCCGGTTCCGAACCGGGCATGCCCGATGAGGCGCGGCTTTACGCTTTTGGAACTGCTGGTCGGGTTGAGCATTGTGACGATTCTCGGGACCGTGGTTTTCGCGGTCAGCGCCGATGTGCGTGAGAACGCCCAGACCATTGGTTGCACCGCCCGCCTGCGCGCACTCAGTCAGGCGGTCCTGGCCTACTCGGTGGACCATCAGGGGTATTTTCCGCGCAGCGGCCACTCGGGCAGTTCATGGGCGGCGGCTGTCGCTCCCTACCTGGGTGAACGGGAATTGGCCAACCCTCTGGACTACCGGGGGCTGGCGGCTTTCTCCTGTCCGGTGCAGGAGGCAGACGGTACCAGTGAAACGACCTGGGGCTACGGTCTGAATGTCTTTTTCGAACTCAGTTCGCAGATGCGTTACACCCCGGCGGGGCTTCCCATACTCGGGAGCCGCGATACCTACACCGGAGCTCCTGCCACCTGGAACCGCCCGTCCGACGTTCCGCACCCGGAGCGTACGATCCTGCTGGCGGAAAACCCGCACGCCGTCGCCGATCACTTTATGGCGCACCAGTGGCGTGTGCAGGGCGCGGTGTACTCCGCCGTGGCCCATGACCGTCATGGGGGGCGGGCTAATTACGCATTCGTTGACGGACGCGTCCAGACGATGAAAGCGGGAGATACTTTTGATCCCGCGACGGACACCAATTTGTGGAATCCCTCCCTGGCGAGGTGAGGCCAGGGAGGGACCGATGCCCCTTCTCCCCCGCAGCAGTTAGCCGGAGGGAGTCATCAAAAGTGGTTTTGGCATCAATCGGGCGGGGTGCCCTATGATCGCTCCAGGTTCTTTTCGATTTCCTCCAGAGAGAGGCCCTTGGTTTCGGGAACCTTAAAGATGACCCAGAGCAGTTGCAGGATCATCATGAAGCAGAAAAACAGGAAGATGAAGCCGGGGCGGATGTTGGCCACCATGAGCGGGAAAACCATGGTCAGCGCAGCGGCGAAAAACCAGTGTGTGAAGCTCCCCAGCGTCTGTCCTGCGGCGCGGTAGCGGTTTGGGAATATTTCCGAGATCAAGACCCAGATGACGGTTCCCTGGCCGATGGCGTGCGCTGCGATGAAGGCGAAGATGCACAGCGGGACGATTTTATAGTTCTCCGAGAAGAACGCCCACGAGCAGATCGACAGCGAGGCGATGTAGCCAAAGCAGCCGAGGTAGAGCAGGGTCCGCCGCCCCAGGCGGTCGATCAGCCGGATACCGAGGAAGGTGAAAATAAGGTTGATGACGCCGATGCCGATCGACTGGAAAAGCGCGGTATGCGCGCCCAGCCCGGTCATCTCGAAGATGCGGGGTGCGAAATAGAGAATAGCGTTGATGCCCGATAGCTGGTTAAAAAAGGCCACCAGAAAGGCCAGGCTGATGGGCGAGAGCAACTGCCGGGAGAAAAACTTCGAGGTCAGCAGCGGCGTATGCGCCAGGGCGGAGATTTCATCGACCTTGGCCTCCAGCTCTTCGCGGCTGAGCCCGGGCTGGGTCAGTTGGAAGGTCCGGAGGGCGCCGGCCCGGTCTCCGCGTTTCCCTGCCAGCCAGCGCGGACTCTCCGGCAGCGTGAAGCACAGCGCGGTGAACAGCAGGGCCGGAAAGACTTCCACGCCCATCATCCAGCGCCAGTCATCGGCGCCGGTGCCGCCAATCAGGGCGTTGGATATGTAGGCGATCAGAATCCCGCCCACGATATTGAACTGGAAAAGTCCGGTCAACCGCCCGCGTTTATCCGCCGGGGCGATTTCACTGATGTAAAGGGGGGCGGCGACGGTGGAAATCCCCACACCGACCCCGCCGATGAAGCGGGCCACCATGAAGGTGACGGGGTCCATCGCCAGGGCGGAGCCGATGGCCGAAACCACATAGAGGATGCCGATGCCCAGCAGGGTATTGCGGCGTCCGTAGCGGTCCGTCGGCCAGTAGCCCATGAGCGATCCGAGCACTGTGCCCCACAGAGCCATGCTCATCGCCAGGCCGTGCGAGGCGGAGCTCAGACTCCAAATCTTCTGGATGCTCTGCTCTGCGCCGGATATGACAACTGTGTCGAATCCGAAAAGAAAACCGCCAAGTGAGGCGACGAGTGAGAAATGCAACAAGGCGTTTCCGGGCTTGGTCATAGGGGCAATGGGTAGGACTTGACTGAGTGGGCGACTAACCTCAACTATCCGCTAAATCGTTTTTTGAAAATGATTGCATGACAACACTAAATATTGTCAGATTTAAAAATACTGACATGACAAGTTTTGAGGCTGATAGCACGGTTGCGGCCAATGGTTCCGCGCCACGACCAAATGCGCTTTCCAAGTATGAAGTTATTTATCAAGAGCTTCAGAATAAGATATTATCTGGCACCTACGCCGTTGGCGACCGGCTTCCCAGCGAATCGGCGCTGGTCCGTATGTATGGCGTATCTCGGCCTACGGCTGCCAAGGCCTTGCAGGAACTTGTCGTTTCAGGATTGATCGAACGCAAGGCCGGTTCGGGCTCATTTGTCAGTGACAAGAAGCGGACGAAAGCGAGCGAGCGCACAGTCCCCCAACTCGGGCTTCTGATGCCCGGGCTGGAGAATACCGAGATCTTCGAAATGATCAGCGGGCAGTTGGCCAGTTTGGCTAGAAACAGGGACTACACGCTGGTCTGGGGAGGGCTTCATGGCAGCTACGGCAAGCTGAATAATCCAGAGCCTGAAAATACCTTTAAGCTGTGCCGCCAATTGATCGAGCGCAAGGTCAACGGGGTCTTTTTCGCACCGTTCGAGTGTTCGAAATCGAAGGAGGAGATTAACCGGAAAGTGCTCGATGAGCTCTCGCAGGCGGGCATAACTGTCGTGCTGCTCGACCGCGACGTCCATGCGTTTCCCCGGCGCAGTAACTGGGATCTCGTCGGCATCGACAACCTGGCCGCCGGTTACATGATGGCCGACCACCTGCTGAAGCTCGGGTGCCGCAAGTTGTGTTTCTTTACCCGGCCCTATGCCGCGCCGACGGTGGATGCGCGCATCGCAGGGATTCGCGAGGCCCTCCTGCGCCACGGGGTGCGTCCGGAGGCGAAGTGGGTCATCGAAGGGAACCCGGAGGACCCCGCCGTCATCGCCGACATGATGGCCGGTAACCGCTGGGATGCCTGCATCTGCGGTAATGACAGGACGGCCGCCCAGGTCCTGCAAAGCCTGATGCGCCGGGGGGTCCGGGTGCCGGGAGATATTCGCCTGGCGGGCTTCGACGACGTTAAGTACGCGACGCTGATTGCCGTCCCGTTGACGACGGTTTACCAGCCGTGTGATGAAATCGCGACACTGGCCTTCGAGGCCATGTTGCGGCGGATGGATAATCCACTGGCCCCGGCCTGCTCCTTTGTTGCGACTCCGCGCCTGGTGGTAAGAGAGTCCTGCGGGACTTATACCGCCACGGACCGTGGCCCCGCCTGAGCGGGTACGGGCCGGGGGCGCTTTGCGGTTTACCAGATGGGTTGCAGTTCCCAGACGTCCACAGACGGAAACTCGCACTCGCCCTGATCGGCGAAGAGCCGAATGCCGGCGCTGAGCTGAGGCAGGACACAGAAGGCCATCTGCCGGTATCCCTCGTTGGCGAATATTTCCACGGAGGTGCGGTCCACGAGTATCTTCAGGCGGATGAGTCCGTCCGGCATAAGGGGGAGGGGAGCTTCCCGGCCAAAGGCGACGAGCGTCTGCTCCCGCAGGTTGTAGGAAATACGCTGGCCGAATATCTCCACCCCGGCCTCGGTGGCACTGCCGGGCTTCAGAGTGAGGTCAACTTCCAGCAGGTCGCCGGCGATGCCTTGCAGGGTCTGGGTGTCCTGCTGGAGCGTTATATCCCGCCATTGGTGATGCTCACCGCGCAGGTTCTCCAGTTCTTTGATCGGATAAATATACAGGCGGGGGCCGTCTTCGGTTGTTCGCAAGGTGAGTTCGCGCGGGACCGTCATCTGTTGGTTAAAAGGCATACCGGGATATTTGAACTCTCCCCTGCCCATCCACGATAGCTGAATGGTGCGGCCATCCGGCGTGTGGTTGAAATTCTGGGCGGCATAGTCGTTGGCTCCGTAAACGGCCTCGAACGGTCCGCTTTTCAGGCTGAATTCACGCCCGTCGAAAGTGCCGATAGAGTAGCGTCCGGAGCCTTCCCAGACGATCCAGTAGGGCTGTGTCGGATCGCCG
The DNA window shown above is from Ruficoccus amylovorans and carries:
- a CDS encoding sensor histidine kinase codes for the protein MPFSAASESPVDKNPGLSLLINLRWLALGGQVGLCIFSQLALGMLLPWRVLLPCMGVTALTNAAAVLLKKRGIARGQSLCAGLLTLDTLTLTVMLYWTGGSHNPFAIFYLLHIAIATILLSYSMAWASVLLCAGCYALLFRSPHIIPSLSGHEFCGSMDFHLHGMLLSLVLVGMGIVFFVGRLRIMLARREAQLKEAHMRSVRNERFAALATLAAGVAHELATPLGTIALVSEDLAQQAGDGCRSTGCMKDAALIGSEVERCRVVLEKLRLQTTEGAGDPFLELAIGEIPSLLTPYLKPEHLRQLHFKNQCLSRSVRLPQTALLQSLAVLVKNACQADINHKGVLLIVSEAEGKIRFMVEDEGRGMPADVVERLGEPFFTTKAPGEGMGLGLFLVRMFVERINGDLQVDSTVGRGTRVTLVIPRHESGSDENTSD
- a CDS encoding response regulator transcription factor translates to MKILLIDDDATFRERLALSLRRRGHEVWTADDGDALGQAGDVSPDGVLLDLRMPGEGGLALIPQLRELCAHARIIMLTGYGSIATAMEAIRQGAADYLTKPASLQQILTALEGRPQEAEEETPSLDRVEWEHLQRVLADCDNNISKTARVLGIDRRSLQRKLAKYAPSR
- a CDS encoding PEP-CTERM sorting domain-containing protein — protein: MYVINSFLSVLINCLRGLTHGRRRRVVGAAFLACAACCALPGGRAGELSNIPINGMYMAYFNLDTETGALSWTNEAGYNDNQVLKPLAVTNPGDYFASGSGWASLLNPPAQGGQGAAFSRLFGFSLSGDLRTYLESNDYSIAIQLDSITYGSGALAGEDAGNTSVYYFNAGSDDWGTANAAKEEWSELTGSTYLIWNGQSFSNMVHVPVITTDTFSSEYLLSYTLSIVYNMPEDGVNATVVNSVTTVDGITPLTISYSAYSQVPEPATYAMLGGVVALACAALMRRLSAKS
- a CDS encoding prepilin-type N-terminal cleavage/methylation domain-containing protein gives rise to the protein MRRGFTLLELLVGLSIVTILGTVVFAVSADVRENAQTIGCTARLRALSQAVLAYSVDHQGYFPRSGHSGSSWAAAVAPYLGERELANPLDYRGLAAFSCPVQEADGTSETTWGYGLNVFFELSSQMRYTPAGLPILGSRDTYTGAPATWNRPSDVPHPERTILLAENPHAVADHFMAHQWRVQGAVYSAVAHDRHGGRANYAFVDGRVQTMKAGDTFDPATDTNLWNPSLAR
- a CDS encoding sugar porter family MFS transporter — encoded protein: MTKPGNALLHFSLVASLGGFLFGFDTVVISGAEQSIQKIWSLSSASHGLAMSMALWGTVLGSLMGYWPTDRYGRRNTLLGIGILYVVSAIGSALAMDPVTFMVARFIGGVGVGISTVAAPLYISEIAPADKRGRLTGLFQFNIVGGILIAYISNALIGGTGADDWRWMMGVEVFPALLFTALCFTLPESPRWLAGKRGDRAGALRTFQLTQPGLSREELEAKVDEISALAHTPLLTSKFFSRQLLSPISLAFLVAFFNQLSGINAILYFAPRIFEMTGLGAHTALFQSIGIGVINLIFTFLGIRLIDRLGRRTLLYLGCFGYIASLSICSWAFFSENYKIVPLCIFAFIAAHAIGQGTVIWVLISEIFPNRYRAAGQTLGSFTHWFFAAALTMVFPLMVANIRPGFIFLFFCFMMILQLLWVIFKVPETKGLSLEEIEKNLERS
- a CDS encoding GntR family transcriptional regulator yields the protein MTSFEADSTVAANGSAPRPNALSKYEVIYQELQNKILSGTYAVGDRLPSESALVRMYGVSRPTAAKALQELVVSGLIERKAGSGSFVSDKKRTKASERTVPQLGLLMPGLENTEIFEMISGQLASLARNRDYTLVWGGLHGSYGKLNNPEPENTFKLCRQLIERKVNGVFFAPFECSKSKEEINRKVLDELSQAGITVVLLDRDVHAFPRRSNWDLVGIDNLAAGYMMADHLLKLGCRKLCFFTRPYAAPTVDARIAGIREALLRHGVRPEAKWVIEGNPEDPAVIADMMAGNRWDACICGNDRTAAQVLQSLMRRGVRVPGDIRLAGFDDVKYATLIAVPLTTVYQPCDEIATLAFEAMLRRMDNPLAPACSFVATPRLVVRESCGTYTATDRGPA